A genomic window from Osmerus eperlanus chromosome 5, fOsmEpe2.1, whole genome shotgun sequence includes:
- the ano5a gene encoding anoctamin-5 isoform X2, which yields MNRITAKSRDETLIEMSPAVSFSEENNGFRSHSINSRGSPQDEHPEVDKHQQSKDSIFFRDGVRRIDFVVSYIVEDKEGDRKPERRKEYEANMQKAGLELELEDKAESDNGKTYFLKIHAPWEVLATYADVLKIKAPFKANDIPNNTDVPMNWLFTPFRLPDHIMNPEPDYFTAPYNNGKEDFFLIDNKETFFSPSVRNRIVYYIMSRCPYSKEDRDKDKKGIKRLLNNGTYISAFPLHDSSYWKRSKDPNCESDRYDLYKHWARFFCFFKEQPLNLVRKYYGEKIGVYFAWLGFYTEMLFFAAIVGLICFLYGLFTFDENVTSKEICSDEIGGNIIMCPLCDKKCGYWKLNSTCNSSWQSHLFDNFGTLFFAIFMGIWVTLFLEFWKRRQARLEYEWDLVDFEEEQQKLQLRPEYETKCTSRRMNRVTQEMEPYLPVTSKCARTCLSGATVIFWISLIIACIIGVIAYRLAVYAAFASIMKDSPTNNLQVVGSLITPQLATSVTASCINFVIIMILNMMYERVAVWITDMEIPKTHLEYENKLTMKMFLFQFVNYYSSCFYVAFFKGKFVGYPGQYVYMFGSSLRNEECDPGGCLIELTTQLVIVMAGKQVWGNIQEALVPWLMNWWKSRKARNHPESLYSRWEQDENLQSFGQLGLFYEYLELVIQFGFITLFVASFPLAPLLALMNNIVEVRVDAWKFTTQFRRPVAAKAHSIGAWEEILSGVAVFSVVTNAFIVAFTSDMIPRLVYMYAYQPDGDFSMKGYINNSLSVYNISAFPFENAPDDGESPSWFNSSIYTTCRYRDYRYPSGHERQYSYTMQFWHILAAKLAFIIIMEHVVFSVKFFVAWMIPDVPSDVKARVKRERYLVQEYLHDYEVEKLKNQLSQGNDCTCTPMIYPSINTHEVLSQCL from the exons ATGAATCGAATAACGGCAAAGTCTCGGGATGAAACGTTGATAGAGATGAGCCCGGCGGTGTCTTTTAGTG AAGAGAACAATGGCTTCCGGTCACACTCCATAAACAGCAGAGGATCACCCCAGGATGAACACCCTGAG GTTGACAAGCATCAGCAGAGTAAAGACTCTATATTTTTCCGGGATGGAGTGCGGAGAATTGATTTTGTCGTGTCCTACATCGTTGAagacaaggagggagacaggaaaccA gagaggaggaaggagtatGAAGCGAACATGCAGAAGGCAGGTCTGGAGCTGGAGTTGGAGGACAAGGCG gagTCAGACAATGGGAAGACGTACTTTTTAAAGATCCATGCCCCTTGGGAGGTGCTGGCCACCTATGCAGACGTGCTCAAGATCAAAGCACCGTTCAAGGCCAATGACATCCCCAACAACACAGATGTTCCCATGAACTGGCTCTTCACGCCCTTCCGCCTGCCTGACCACATCATGAACCCAGAGCCGGACTACTTCACGGCACCCTACAACAATGGCAAGGAGGACTTCTTCCTCATTGACAACAAAGAgactttcttctctccttccgtTCGTAACAGGATA GTGTACTACATCATGTCCCGCTGCCCCTACAGCAAGGAGGACAGGGATAAGGACAAGAAGGGCATCAAAAGACTGTTGAACAATGGGACCTACATCTCTGCTTTCCCATTACATGAT AGTTCCTACTGGAAAAGATCCAAGGATCCCAACTGTGAGAGCGACAGATACGACCTTTACAAGCACTGGGCCCGGTTCTTCTGTTTCTTCAAGGAACAGCCCCTCAACCTTGTAAG GAAATACTACGGGGAGAAGATAGGAGTGTATTTCGCTTGGCTGGGCTTCTACACAGAGATGCTGTTCTTTGCTGCAATAGTGGGCCTCATCTGCTTTCTCTATGGACTCTTCACCTTTGATGAAAATGTGACGAG TAAAGAAATATGCAGTGATGAAATTGGAGGCAACATCATCATGTGTCCACTGTGTGATAAGAAGTGTGGATATTGGAAACTCAACTCTACCTGTAACTCATCCTGG CAATCCCATCTATTTGACAACTTTGGGACATTGTTCTTCGCCATTTTCATGGGAATCTGGG tgaccctgttcctggagttcTGGAAGCGGCGGCAGGCGCGGCTGGAGTACGAGTGGGACCTGGTGGACtttgaggaggagcagcagaaacTGCAGCTGAGACCAGAGTATGAGACCAAGTGCACCAGCCGGCGGATGAACCGCGTCACCCAG GAAATGGAGCCTTACTTACCCGTAACAAGCAAGTGTGCTCGCACATGCCTGTCTGGAGCCACCGTCATATTCTGG ATCTCCTTAATCATTGCCTGCATCATCGGGGTGATAGCCTACCGCCTGGCAGTGTATGCCGCTTTCGCCAGCATCATGAAGGACAGCCCTACCAACAATCTACAGGTGGTGGGCTCGCTCATCACGCCCCAGCTGGCCACCTCCGTCACGGCCTCCTGCATCAACTTTGTCATCATCATGATCCTCAACATGATGTACGAGAGAGTGGCTGTCTGGATCACTGACATGG AAATCCCAAAGACTCATCTGGAGTACGAGAACAAGCTGACCATGAAGATGTTCCTCTTCCAGTTTGTCAACTACTACTCCTCTTGCTTCTACGTGGCCTTCTTCAAGGGAAAGTTTGTGGGCTATCCTGGGCAATACGTGTACATGTTCGGCAGCTCGCTGAGAAACGAGGAG TGTGACCCAGGAGGCTGTCTAATCGAGCTAACCACCCAACTCGTCATAGTGATGGCTGGTAAACAGGTGTGGGGTAACATCCAAGAGGCTCTTGTCCC GTGGCTAATGAACTGGTGGAAAAGCAGAAAGGCTCGTAATCACCCAGAGAGTCTTTACAGCCGCTGGGAGCAGGACGAAAACCTCCAGAGCTTCGGTCAGCTGGGTCTCTTCTATGAGTACCTGGAACTGG TGATCCAGTTTGGCTTCATCACTCTATTCGTGGCCTCCTTCCCCCTGGCCCCTCTGCTGGCGCTCATGAACAACATCGTCGAAGTGAGAGTGGATGCCTGGAAGTTCACCACTCAGTTCCGACGGCCGGTGGCCGCCAAGGCCCATAGCATCGGGGCCTGGGAGGAGATCCTCAGTGGTGTGGCGGTCTTCTCCGTTGTCACCAAC GCGTTTATCGTGGCCTTCACCTCAGATATGATTCCTCGACTTGTGTACATGTACGCCTACCAACCGGACGGGGATTTCAGCATGAAAGGCTACATCAACAACAGTCTGTCAGTGTACAACATCTCAGCGTTTCCCTTCGAAAACGCACCCGATGATGGAGAGAGCCCTTCCTGGTTCAACAGCTCTATCTACACCACCTGCAG GTATCGTGACTATCGCTACCCCTCAGGCCATGAGAGGCAATACTCCTACACCATGCAGTTCTGGCACATTCTGGCTGCCAAGTTGgctttcatcatcatcatggag CACGTGGTGTTCTCGGTGAAGTTCTTCGTGGCCTGGATGATCCCTGACGTTCCCTCGGACGTGAAGGCCAGAGTGAAGCGGGAGCGCTACCTCGTGCAGGAGTACCTCCACGACTAcgaggtggagaagctgaagaaCCAGCTCAGCCAGGGGAACGACTGCACCTGCACCCCCATGATCTACCcgtccataaacacacacgaggtactctctcagtgtctctag
- the ano5a gene encoding anoctamin-5 isoform X3 yields MEVDKHQQSKDSIFFRDGVRRIDFVVSYIVEDKEGDRKPERRKEYEANMQKAGLELELEDKAESDNGKTYFLKIHAPWEVLATYADVLKIKAPFKANDIPNNTDVPMNWLFTPFRLPDHIMNPEPDYFTAPYNNGKEDFFLIDNKETFFSPSVRNRIVYYIMSRCPYSKEDRDKDKKGIKRLLNNGTYISAFPLHDSSYWKRSKDPNCESDRYDLYKHWARFFCFFKEQPLNLVRKYYGEKIGVYFAWLGFYTEMLFFAAIVGLICFLYGLFTFDENVTSKEICSDEIGGNIIMCPLCDKKCGYWKLNSTCNSSWQSHLFDNFGTLFFAIFMGIWVTLFLEFWKRRQARLEYEWDLVDFEEEQQKLQLRPEYETKCTSRRMNRVTQEMELVFERTVGDLVAKVLLCWTTVLLWISLIIACIIGVIAYRLAVYAAFASIMKDSPTNNLQVVGSLITPQLATSVTASCINFVIIMILNMMYERVAVWITDMEIPKTHLEYENKLTMKMFLFQFVNYYSSCFYVAFFKGKFVGYPGQYVYMFGSSLRNEECDPGGCLIELTTQLVIVMAGKQVWGNIQEALVPWLMNWWKSRKARNHPESLYSRWEQDENLQSFGQLGLFYEYLELVIQFGFITLFVASFPLAPLLALMNNIVEVRVDAWKFTTQFRRPVAAKAHSIGAWEEILSGVAVFSVVTNAFIVAFTSDMIPRLVYMYAYQPDGDFSMKGYINNSLSVYNISAFPFENAPDDGESPSWFNSSIYTTCRYRDYRYPSGHERQYSYTMQFWHILAAKLAFIIIMEHVVFSVKFFVAWMIPDVPSDVKARVKRERYLVQEYLHDYEVEKLKNQLSQGNDCTCTPMIYPSINTHEVLSQCL; encoded by the exons ATGGAG GTTGACAAGCATCAGCAGAGTAAAGACTCTATATTTTTCCGGGATGGAGTGCGGAGAATTGATTTTGTCGTGTCCTACATCGTTGAagacaaggagggagacaggaaaccA gagaggaggaaggagtatGAAGCGAACATGCAGAAGGCAGGTCTGGAGCTGGAGTTGGAGGACAAGGCG gagTCAGACAATGGGAAGACGTACTTTTTAAAGATCCATGCCCCTTGGGAGGTGCTGGCCACCTATGCAGACGTGCTCAAGATCAAAGCACCGTTCAAGGCCAATGACATCCCCAACAACACAGATGTTCCCATGAACTGGCTCTTCACGCCCTTCCGCCTGCCTGACCACATCATGAACCCAGAGCCGGACTACTTCACGGCACCCTACAACAATGGCAAGGAGGACTTCTTCCTCATTGACAACAAAGAgactttcttctctccttccgtTCGTAACAGGATA GTGTACTACATCATGTCCCGCTGCCCCTACAGCAAGGAGGACAGGGATAAGGACAAGAAGGGCATCAAAAGACTGTTGAACAATGGGACCTACATCTCTGCTTTCCCATTACATGAT AGTTCCTACTGGAAAAGATCCAAGGATCCCAACTGTGAGAGCGACAGATACGACCTTTACAAGCACTGGGCCCGGTTCTTCTGTTTCTTCAAGGAACAGCCCCTCAACCTTGTAAG GAAATACTACGGGGAGAAGATAGGAGTGTATTTCGCTTGGCTGGGCTTCTACACAGAGATGCTGTTCTTTGCTGCAATAGTGGGCCTCATCTGCTTTCTCTATGGACTCTTCACCTTTGATGAAAATGTGACGAG TAAAGAAATATGCAGTGATGAAATTGGAGGCAACATCATCATGTGTCCACTGTGTGATAAGAAGTGTGGATATTGGAAACTCAACTCTACCTGTAACTCATCCTGG CAATCCCATCTATTTGACAACTTTGGGACATTGTTCTTCGCCATTTTCATGGGAATCTGGG tgaccctgttcctggagttcTGGAAGCGGCGGCAGGCGCGGCTGGAGTACGAGTGGGACCTGGTGGACtttgaggaggagcagcagaaacTGCAGCTGAGACCAGAGTATGAGACCAAGTGCACCAGCCGGCGGATGAACCGCGTCACCCAG GAGATGGAGTTGGTTTTTGAAAGGACTGTAGGGGATCTGGTGGCCAAAGTGCTGCTGTGCTGGACTACTGTGCTCCTGTGG ATCTCCTTAATCATTGCCTGCATCATCGGGGTGATAGCCTACCGCCTGGCAGTGTATGCCGCTTTCGCCAGCATCATGAAGGACAGCCCTACCAACAATCTACAGGTGGTGGGCTCGCTCATCACGCCCCAGCTGGCCACCTCCGTCACGGCCTCCTGCATCAACTTTGTCATCATCATGATCCTCAACATGATGTACGAGAGAGTGGCTGTCTGGATCACTGACATGG AAATCCCAAAGACTCATCTGGAGTACGAGAACAAGCTGACCATGAAGATGTTCCTCTTCCAGTTTGTCAACTACTACTCCTCTTGCTTCTACGTGGCCTTCTTCAAGGGAAAGTTTGTGGGCTATCCTGGGCAATACGTGTACATGTTCGGCAGCTCGCTGAGAAACGAGGAG TGTGACCCAGGAGGCTGTCTAATCGAGCTAACCACCCAACTCGTCATAGTGATGGCTGGTAAACAGGTGTGGGGTAACATCCAAGAGGCTCTTGTCCC GTGGCTAATGAACTGGTGGAAAAGCAGAAAGGCTCGTAATCACCCAGAGAGTCTTTACAGCCGCTGGGAGCAGGACGAAAACCTCCAGAGCTTCGGTCAGCTGGGTCTCTTCTATGAGTACCTGGAACTGG TGATCCAGTTTGGCTTCATCACTCTATTCGTGGCCTCCTTCCCCCTGGCCCCTCTGCTGGCGCTCATGAACAACATCGTCGAAGTGAGAGTGGATGCCTGGAAGTTCACCACTCAGTTCCGACGGCCGGTGGCCGCCAAGGCCCATAGCATCGGGGCCTGGGAGGAGATCCTCAGTGGTGTGGCGGTCTTCTCCGTTGTCACCAAC GCGTTTATCGTGGCCTTCACCTCAGATATGATTCCTCGACTTGTGTACATGTACGCCTACCAACCGGACGGGGATTTCAGCATGAAAGGCTACATCAACAACAGTCTGTCAGTGTACAACATCTCAGCGTTTCCCTTCGAAAACGCACCCGATGATGGAGAGAGCCCTTCCTGGTTCAACAGCTCTATCTACACCACCTGCAG GTATCGTGACTATCGCTACCCCTCAGGCCATGAGAGGCAATACTCCTACACCATGCAGTTCTGGCACATTCTGGCTGCCAAGTTGgctttcatcatcatcatggag CACGTGGTGTTCTCGGTGAAGTTCTTCGTGGCCTGGATGATCCCTGACGTTCCCTCGGACGTGAAGGCCAGAGTGAAGCGGGAGCGCTACCTCGTGCAGGAGTACCTCCACGACTAcgaggtggagaagctgaagaaCCAGCTCAGCCAGGGGAACGACTGCACCTGCACCCCCATGATCTACCcgtccataaacacacacgaggtactctctcagtgtctctag